In Leptospira licerasiae serovar Varillal str. VAR 010, the sequence TCCCGGCGATATCCTGTTCCTTCCTACGGACGGTATTACGGAACAGAAGAATGAGCAACGCCAAGAGTTGGGAAACCAACGTTTTATAGAATGGATCCGCCAAGAAAAATCCACCATAGAAGAGCAAAGAGATAAGATCTATATTGCAGATTTAGTCGGTTCCTTGATCGGAAGATTCAAAAGATATAAAGGCGATATGAGAAACGGAGACGATGTTTCTTTATTAGCGCTCCAATGTAATCCCGAGCTTGGAAAAGCTAAGACATTACTTTCTCTCGCAAAGTCTGCCGCAAAAGCAAAGAAAGACCAAGTTGCATACGATAAGGCGCTGGAAGTATTTTCCATGGACGAGTCTCTCAAAGACAGTTTGGTACTTCTCGGAAAAATGTATTACAGAGATAGGAATTTTGAAAAGAGCGTTCAGTTCTTGGAGAAGTATATCAAAACGAGCGGAGAAGAATCCGAGCATATCCATTATCTCTTAGGAAGAGCGTATTACGAACTGGAAAATATTCCGGAAGCGAAAAGAGCATTAAAACGTTCTCTTGCGATCGATCATACATACGCAAAGTCCAGCTTAAGGTTAGCTAGATGCTATTTAAAAGATAATGAAACTCCTAAGGCTATCAAGGTCCTACAACAAGGGATCAAAAGTGCGCCTACGAACGAGTATTTAAAAATTTCCCTTAAAAAGTTGGAGGAACTAGTAAAAAGAAAATCAGGAGATCTAGTCGTTTCGGAACAAAGAAAAGAAGCGGTTTAATTTAATAAGCGAAGTTCAGGAATCGTGTTTAAAAAATATATAGGAGATTTAGGAAAAATATGCGCATATTGATATTACTTACGCTCGCCTTTGCCTCGAGCGGAATTTGGGCCGATGATGCCGCACCCGCGACCGCAGAATCCGCGTTAAGCGCAGTCGCAACTTTAAGAGATGAAACGAACTGGTTATGGACCTGTATCGCGGGCTTTTTGGTATTTTTTATGCAAGCAGGTTTCGCTTTGGTCGAAGCCGGATTTACCAGAGCGAAAAATACAGTAAACATTCTCATGAAGAACTTTATGGACTTCTCCTTGGGCTCTTTGGCTTTCTGGCTAATCGGATTTTCAATCATGTTCGGACCACAGATTATTAGTGGTGTCGGATTTGGTTCCATATCTTTGGCGGACAGTCTTTTGATCGTGGACGGAAAGCCCGACCCAGGAAAGTTTACATTCTTCATATTCCAGTTGGTGTTCGCAGGAACTGCAGCGACCATCGTTTCTGGAGCTATGGCGGAAAGGACTAAGTTCGTGGATTACGTAATCTTCTCCGTATTGATCACTGCTTTTGTATATCCGATTTTCGGTTCCTTAGCATGGTCCAATTTATTTAACCCGGATAACAAAGGTTATTTGGTAGAAGCGGGATTTATAGATTTTGCAGGTTCCACTGTGGTCCACTCAGTAGGTGGATGGGCAGGACTTGCCGGAACCATAGTGCTCGGGCCTCGTATCGGAAAATACCAGGACGGGAAAGTTCTTCCTATCTTAGGTCATAACATGACGATCGCCGCTCTTGGGGTCTTTATCCTTTGGTTGGGCTGGTTCGGATTTAACCCGGGATCCACTACTTCAGTAGGTGGAGGAACCTTCGCGATTATCGCAGTTACGACTAACTTTGCGGCTGCTGCCGGTGCCGTTTCTTCCATGATAGTGACCTGGATACTTTTCAAAAAGCCGGATATAGGTCTGACTTTGAACGGTGCCTTGGCTGGACTTGTGGCGATCACTGCTCCTTGCGCGAACGTAAGCATTAGTTCTGCGATCATCATCGGTCTTGTAGCCGGTGTGCTTGTAGTATTCAGCGTTTTATTCTTTGATAAGATCAAAGTTGACGATCCTGTGGGAGCGGTTTCCGTTCACGGAGTTTGCGGCGCTTGGGGAACTATAGCTGCGGGTTTATTTGCAGAGCAGGCTTTTGGCGGAGTAAACGGCTTATTCTTCGGAGGCGGGATCGACCAATTGTTGGTTCAGCTACAAGGTGTAGGGATCGGATTTGTTTGGGCATTCGGAGCAAGTTTAGTAATCTTCTTAGGACTCAGATTCACCATCGGTCTAAGAGTTTCCGAAGACGAAGAGATCCAAGGTCTGGATATTCTGGAGCACGGAAACGAAGCGTATCCAATTTCCAAATAAAAGACTTACGAAAACCTCCGCAGTCGACTGCGGGGGTTTTCTTTTACGTTGACGAAAAAGAAAGGTTCCTCCCGAATTGAGGTATGCGTTCGGGTTTTTCCATCCGCTTTCTCCAAAAATCGCTTTTATTACTTTGTTTTCTTTTTTTCGGATGCTTCGAATACGAAGAAACTTTGACAATCAATTCCAACCTAAGCGGCACTTTAGAAATTTCCTATGTGGTTCCCACCAAACGTAAGTCGGAAGAATCGCTGATCAAATTCCTTCCCACCAGAAAAGAAGAGATCCAGAATAGATTGAACAAAGGATTTTTCTCCAAAAGTCTCGTACTAAAAGATTATACTTTTCAAAAATTAGAAAGTTCGGAAGCGGAACCGGGTGCATTCCGTGAAAAAGCAAAGGTTACCTACAAAGTAGACTTCACCGATATTTCTCAATTGGAGAATGTACTTCTCGGAAATGTTCAGATCAAAAAAGAGAAGGCGAATACGATCTATATCAAAAGGGAATTTCCTTCCATCAGTAAATCTCTAGAGTCCATGCAGATGGACGGAGAGAAAAAAGTCTTAAGCGAAACTCTAAGATTGATCCGTGGAAATGCGCTTAACTTCAAAGTGAATTTTCCGATCACTTCTGTTTGTTATACGAATCGGGGAGAACAAAGTTTGGGAAGACTATCCTACAGATTGCCTCTTGCTGACACTGTGGAGAAGTCGGGGAACAAGTCCTGGGATTACAGGATTACATTCGTCTACTAATTCTTTAAGTGAAGATTGGGTGCTTGTCGCAAGGCCTTCGGCACATTTCCCTTCGGGCAACGTCGACAAGCTGGTACTTAGGTTAATTTTTCGTCTGTGTAAATTGGGTTGCCGCCATGTTGTTGGGTTGGGCGGTGTTGTTACAAAATCCCTAACTCGCTGCAATACTTCCCGAAGAGTTCAAAACCTTTTCGATCGCTTTCTGTGATTTCGTAATGTAGTTCTTGGGTGAGATAGGTTCTGACTAGGTCGGAAGGCAGTCTGGATTCTTTTTGGATGATCTCTTCGATATGTGCGAGCCCGTATTTTAAGGAATCCTCATAGAAACTATCCGGTAATTCCAAAGGCTTTTTTGATGCCCAAAGTGCGAATATGAACGAGGTCCCAGTGGTTTCATACCACCATTCCGCCAGGTCTTTTACTTCATAAACATCCGGATCCCATTCGGCGAATAACGCGTTGTCCCCGAAAAGCATATGGGAACCTCGTCCAATGGAAATTTCTTCCTTTATGATCTTAGGGTCCGTGGGAGCTACTTCCGGTAATTTTCCGGAATCGTTATGTACTAATACTCTGACCAAGGCCATGCTGGTCCTGGAACCGTTGTCCGTGAGGATTCTGTAAGGAGGGTAGGCTTCCTTCTTATTTTTGAAAAACTTAATGGAACGGACCTGCGAAGAGGCGCAGACCCCGACTTTCATGGATACGGAGAGTACGTCCGAGTTTCTAAGGCATTCGATGGAGGATATTAACCCTACGTCTACCAGGCCCCGTAATAGATAGTCCTTTAGGAGGGAAGGATTTTCTGGGACGACATTATGCTCTGAATTCTGCTCGAATCCCCAGGTTAGGGGACGGGCGTTCAGGTGTTTGACGATTCCAATTCTCACTTACTGTTTTTTTCCAGAAAAAAGATCCGTTTTTTTAGCCTATTTACCAGAAAAACGACGCTTCCCTTCTAAGCCAGAAAAATTAGTTTTTCCTTTCCTTTTCCAGGCTGTTTCCCGACTGTATTCCGGGGTAGGGACTAGTTCGTCCAATCTATGGAATGAGTCCGTCGAAACCGATGCTGATCAAAGTAGATTATGAGATCCTAAATGGTGATCATGAGGCTTTGCGTGCCTATTTGAATTCTCATATAGAAGGGAATCCTGCTTCCGTAATTTTAGATCTGAATGAGGTCCAAGTGCTCACCTCAGTCGCTTTAGGGACGCTGGTCGCCTTTGCAAATCGTCTCCGGGGCCAGGGAGTTTTATTGGAAACGATCAATGTCAGCCCTAAATTATTGGAAATTATTAAGTTAGTCTCTTTGGACCAGGCATTGGGTATTCGTTGATTTATGGATGATAGTTTTTCCAGTTTCTCACAGATCACAGACGAAGAGTTCAAATTCATCAAGGATTTGATGTATAAGGAAACCGGAATATTCCTGGCGGATCATAAAAAGATAATGGTCCAGTCCAGGTTGAATTCTAGGGCCAGGATGCATAAGATGCAGAATGTTTCGGAATATATCCGAGGTCTGCAAGCCGACCGTAAGTTCTTTCAGAGTGAACTTACCGAACTTATCAATCGTATCACTACCAACAAAACCGATTTTTTCAGAGAAAATCATCATTTCGAATTTTTAAAGGAGACCTTCTTCCCTTCGGTAGAGGAGAAGGCTTTGAAGTCGGGGAAAAAGCAGCTTCGTATCTGGTCCAGTGCTTGTTCAACTGGCGAAGAACCCTATACGATCGCCATCACTTGTGCGGAATATTTTATGCACAAGCCTGGTTGGGATATTAAAATTTTTGCATCCGATATCGATACGAATGTGGTCCAGACAGCTCAGGAAGGTATTTACAAAGCGGATCGCTTGGAACCGGTGAGCGAGGCGATTAAGAAAAGATATTTTTTAAAAGTAAAAGATCTTTCAGGTAAAAACCAGGATACCTATCAGGTAAAACCCGAGATCAAATCTATGATCGAATTCCATAAGATAAATCTTTTGGAGACTCCGTATCCGATACGAGAGAAGGTGGATTGTATCTTTTGTAGGAATGTGATCATATACTTCGATAAACCAACTCAAAAGAAAATTTTCGAGAATTTTGAACATGTGCTAAAGGATAGGGGTCTTTTGGTGATAGGACATTCTGAAACTCTTTTTGGGATTTCGGAAGCGTATAAGTTCTTAGGCCATACTGTGTATCAGAAAAAACCTAAAATTTAATCTTAGTCGGGGAAAATCCTATGTTTAGAGCATTTTATATTTTTATAATATTTGCTTTTTTTTCTTTTTCTTCCTGCAAGAACAAAGAAGATAAAGAGCTCGCAGAATGGGTGGGAAAGGGCGCGCTCGTCGTGGATGTTAGAACTCCTGAAGAATATGAAAAACGTCATTTCCCGGGAGCGGTCAATATACCTGTCGATAGTTTGCCTATGAGGGTGGACGAGTTAGGCCCCAAGGACAAACAAATCATTCTGTATTGCCAATCGGGTCGGCGCAGCCTGAAAGCGAAAACTTTCTTAGAAGAAGAAGGTTTTTCTAAAATTAGAGATGCAGGGAGAATAGACCGTCTATTCTCCGCTGTTTCCGAGTGAATCTATCCGTTTAATTTTCTAAACGATTATAGTTTAAATTTTTCCGAGATATTTTTGAGTATCTCCGCAGTATTGGAGAGATTTCGGGCGGAAGAGGACATTTGTTCCGCTCCGGAGGCAGTATTGATCGTATGTTCGTTGATCTGCATGATCACTTGAGAAATTTCGGAGACAGCTTTTTTCTGTTCATCGGTCGATAGTTTTACAGCTTCCGATTCTGTTCTTACTTTTCCTGCGTTATCTGTCACTGCCTGGTTGATCTCAGTTTGGGACCCTGTAATGGAATACAATCTATCCATAGCGTCTGAAACCTGGTCCACATTCCGGATGATCGCATGAATGATCTCTGTAGATGCTTGTATCCCTTTGGCTCCGCTATCCAATTCTCCGGTATTTTTGGTGATCATCGCTGAGATGGATTTGATAGAAGAGGCTGTCTTTTCCGAAAGTTTGGAGATCTCTTCCGCAACGACTGCGAATCCCTTTCCCGCTTCTCCTGCTCTTGCAGCTTCTATCGCTGCGTTTAATGCGAGTAATTGTGTTTGTTCTGAGATATCGTTAATGATCCCGATGATTGCGGTCATCTCTCCCGAAGATTTCAGAATATTCGAGATCATTGCGTTCATCCCTGAAAGAGATTCTTCTCCTTTTTTAGCCTGGTGAGAAATGGACTTTGCCATGTTCAAGGTAGCTTGGACCTCGTTTCCGATCTGATTTACACTTTGAGAAAGTTCTGTGATCTTGATCTGAAATTCGGAGATATTCTTGTACTGGTTGTAAATGGAACCGGAAATATTATCCATCCCAGCGGACATTTCTTCCACTGTGGCGGACATTTCTTCCGTAGAGGCCGCAGTGGACTGAGCTCCATTGGAGAAGTTTTCCGAACTTGCGGATAATTCTTCGGCCGAAGCCGCAAGTTCCTGGGAGATCTTTTGGATATCTCTTACTGAAGTTCTCAAACTTTCTAAGAAAGAGTTGGTGTCCTTACTTAGATCTCCTATCTCATCTTCATGATAAACTTTTAGGCTCGCTGTTAGGTCTCCCGTAGACATGGAGCGAAACAATTCTCTTGCTTCTTGCAAAGGATGAAGGCGAACATTCACTATTTTATAGATAATGAATATGGAAACGATTAAGAAGACGAGTGCAAATGCTATGATCCTAAATAACATTTGGTGGACTACTTCTGCGAGTTCGTCCTTTGATACGACTGCGGAAACTCTAAGGCCGTATTCCGGAACATCATAAACGGTAGCGATTTTGTCCTTTTTGAAAAAATACTCCATATGTTGTTCGGAAGGAAGGGTCATTAACTTTTTCCCCCAATCCGTTTTACTTAGATCCAATTTTAGGATCAGAGATTTGTCAGGGTGTCCAACGACTACTCCGTCCATATCTGTGATCGCTATATAACCGTCGGAGCCGATCGTGATTCCGTTCACTATGGTCTCGGTCATTTTGCTGAGAGAGATCGCAAAACCTAGAATACCTACCACTTTATTTGCGTCTTTGGTCGGCACAGTAAGGACGGCAACTGCCTCTCCAGTGACCGGAGAACGGTTTACCTTGCTTAAAAGATTTTTCCCTTCTAAGGCAGACTTAATATTTGAATCGAAGCCAGTTCCTCCCCAACGAAAATTGATTGCCTTTCCTGTTGCATCCGCGAAGACCAAAGGATTTTCCTCAGGGGTGGATAAGAATACGTTTTCATAAGTATCATATTTTTCGAATACGTTTGTTAATGTCGGATTCAGGCTGCCTTTATCTTTAGCAATAGTCGCTTTGATGAATGGAGTATTGGAATTTACGAACTCAGCCAAGGTAGTCTGTTGATCGAAAAAAAACTTAATATGTTTTCCGGCAAGTCTCGAGATCTTTTTCATCTCGTCAATGTAAGCTTCTTCCACATATTTTTTTGCTGTAAAGTACGCGAATGATGAGATCCCCACCGTAAGCAGAACGATTGTGACGGTACTTACCGCGAGAATGATGATCTTTAAACTGTTTCTTTGCATTTTTTGTTTCGGACCGGATTGAATTATATTTTGAACTTTTCGGTTATATTTTTCAGTACTTCCGCGGTAGTAGCAAGGTTCTGAGCCGATGAGGACATCTGCTCCGATCCTGACGCGGTATTTAAAGTATGCTCGTTGATCTGAGTGATTACTTGGGCGATCTCTCTGACCGCTCTTTTTTGTTCATCTGTTGCAAGTTTTACTGCTTCAGCTTCCGTTCCTACTCGATCCGATTGTTCATCCACGGATCTGTTCACGGATTCTTGAGCAGAAGTAATCTCGAATAGATGGTTCATTGCTTCGCCAACCGAGTCTACGTTTTTGATAATGCTATGTAGGATCTCTACGGAAGAACGAATTCCTTTAGCGCCTTCGTCCAATTCGGAATTGTTCTTATTGATCATTTCTCCGATTGATTTAATGGAAGACGCAGTTTTGACGGAAAGTTTGGAGATCTCTTCCGCAACGACTGCGAATCCTTTTCCCGCTTCTCCAGCTCTTGCCGCTTCTATCGCTGCGTTTAATGCAAGTAATTGTGTTTGATCGGAAATATCGTTGATGATCCCGATGATAGATTTCATTTCGCCGGAGGATTTTAGGATATTTTCTATCATGTTGCTCATTCCGGTGAGCGAACTTTCTCCTTTTTTTGCTTCTTGGGAGATGGACTCTGCGATTTGTAGGGTGTTTTTGATCTCTGAACCTATCTTTCTGACACCGGAAGATAATTCCTTTATTTTAGTATGAAATTCTAATATATTCGAATATTGTCTATCGGTGACCGAGGAGATATTTTCCATACCTGCGGACATCTCTTCCACGGTGGCGGACATCTGTTCGGAAGAGGCTGCTGTGGATTGGGCTCCGGTCGCAAAGCTTTGAGAAGAAACCGTCAATTCTTCCGCAGAGGAAGCTAACTCCATTGCGATCCGTTGGATATCAGTTAAAGAAGATCGTAGGCTCGCAATAAAAGAATTAAGATCAGCACTCATTGCGCCGATCTCGTCGTTGTATACGACTTGAATGTCCGCAGTTAGGTCGCCTTTGGACATTGTTTGGAAAAGTTTACTTGCGTTCTCTAAGGGGTCCAGCCTCTTCTTTAGAAGAATATAAAGTAGGAAAATGGAAATCCCGACGGTGCTTAAGCTGATAATCCCGATAGAGAGAAGTAGTTCCACCAACGCTTCTCTGATCTCAGTTTTAGGTTGGATAGCGATTACGGACATTCTCCATTGGTCAAGCCTTGAAACCGTGGAATAACGATCCGATCCTCTGAAACTAAATTCGAAAATCTCTCCACTTTTTAATTCCAGCATTTTTTTGCCGTAGGGTTCTTTAGCCACGTCAAGGTTCATGATCATCTCTTTTTTAGGGTGGGCGATCACGAGCCCAGCTTGGCTCATTACGGAAACATAACCTTGTTCCCCGATGCGGATCTTATTAATCACTTTTTCGGAAACATCTTCGAAAGAGAGGGCGATGTTCAAGACTCCGACAATATTCGCACCGTTACGGATCGGAACAGAGATCACTGCAACAGGCAGTCCCGTAATAGGAGATTTTTGAGGCGGACCTAAATAATATTTTCCCTCTTTTACTGCGGCGACATTTTCCTTTAACTCGTCCCCTTGGGCTTTGTAACCCAGGGACTTTCCGTCTAAACTATCAGCTAAGATCCTTTTTTCTCCGTCCAGGCTCATCACGAAAATATTTTCGTAGATCCCGTATCTTTGGTGTACTTCTTTAAAAAAATCTCCGGCAATCGGTTTTCCGGTAAGTGCGGTTTGTATTGCCCTCGGATCTGCGGCTAACGTTTTAGCTACATTTGTATGAGAAAGTAGGAATGCGTCGAACTCTTGAGCGACCACCGCTACCACATTCTGCATTTGGTTTAAATGGTTTTCTGTGATCTTCTTTTGGCCGAAATAGTAGGCGTTGCCCGAGATCAATAACGCTAATACCGTAAGAATAAGGACGCCCGCGCCTAGAAGAATGAATTTTAAACTGCTTTTTTGCATACTTATAATAAGGCCTTCCTATAGAGGCTGAGAGTTATAATAATTCGTCGGCTCAATCGGACGAATCCTTTCAAGCCTTTGTCACTAAAGCGGATTTTTATTTATGAAGAAGGTAGAACGTCCGGCATTGTATCTAGTAAAGTCGAACAGTCAAGAATTTAGTGCTTTCGCGTTAGCGAGATTGTGCTCTTACTCATTTGGGATTATGTATGTATAGGTTTGGCACTATTGTAGGAGTTCCAACATAGCCTAGAAAGAATATGAAATCGGCACGGTTCTTGGTTGCGTTTTGGATAAGCGGGTAGAACTTGGAAAACGAATTGGAACCTGTCCATTATTCGGTGCTCTATCGGGAGATTCTTTCCTTCTTCCTTTCCGTATTCGATAAGGACCGAGAACTCCTTTTTTTGGACGGAACGGCTGGAGAAGGAGGACATAGTCTTCTGCTCTTAGAACAGTTCCCGAATTCCAAATTGGTTTTGGTGGATCGGGATTCGGTCATGTTATCCAGGGCCAAAACAAGACTTTCCGCTTATTCTTCCAGAATCATTCCTATCGAAGCTAATTTTTCGGATCTAGATCCGGAGTTCTTAAACGGCTTCGGTGTTTCCAATCCGCCGGACGGTATCCTTTTGGATTTGGGAATTTCTACATTTCATCTATTACATGCAGGAAGAGGTTTTAGTTTCAGGGAAAATGAACCTCTAGATATGAGACTTTCATCTTCCGGCGGTATTTCTGCGGAAGATGTGATCAATACCTATCCAGAAAAAGCTTTGAGTAAAATTTTCTACGAGTATGGAGAAGAGCGTTGGACCAAGAAGATCGTAGAAGCGATCTTAGAAAGAAGGAGACATTCTCGGATCGGTTACTCCGGAGATCTTGCACAATTAGTTTCGAGAGTGATCCCCAGAAAGTTTTGGCCTCCCGGGAGACACCCCGCTACTAGAGTTTTCCAAGCTTTGAGAATAGAAGTGAATCAGGAACTTCTCCACATTGAAATAGGTGTCAAAAAACTTTTGGATCTGGTCGCAAAGGGCGGACTCTTACAAGTGATCTCTTTTCATTCTTTGGAAGATAGGATCGTTAAAAATTTATTCAGGGATTATGCAAGAGGTGGAGAAGCTAAACTTCTAACCAAAAAACCTGTCCTTCCCTCGGAAGCTGAGACAAAAGAAAATCCGGCCTCTCGTTCCGCAAAATTACGTGTCATCCTTAAATCGCTTCCTACCGATATGGAAGATGAAGAAGAGGAGGACGAAGAAGAATGAGCAGGGTTTCCGAATTTCTATCCCTTCGTCTTTGGCCCGACCTCGGATTTTTGTTTAGAGTGTTCGGCTGGATTATCGCTCCATTTAGTATTGCACTTTTATTCGTTTGGCAGAATGTTCAGGTCTCCAGATTAAATCGAGAACTTGCGATCGCTTCCCAAGAAAAAGAAAAACTTTTAAAAAAGAATGACGACTTAAAGATAGGAATGGCCACTTATACTTCTGCCCGGAGAATAGAAGCGCTTTATCGTAAGACATATCATTATTTACCGATCACAGTTGGAGATCGGATCATCACAGTGACTCTTCCTCCGGAAAGAAACGAGGCGGAACTTGAAACTTTCAGATCTCCTTAATCTTTTTCCGAATATTCAACTAATATCAGGATCTTTTACTTCGGATGAAACGTTCGACTTTGTACGCACGGATTCTAGAAAATTAAATCCGAACGATCTATTCTGCCTCCCCGA encodes:
- a CDS encoding CheR family methyltransferase; amino-acid sequence: MDDSFSSFSQITDEEFKFIKDLMYKETGIFLADHKKIMVQSRLNSRARMHKMQNVSEYIRGLQADRKFFQSELTELINRITTNKTDFFRENHHFEFLKETFFPSVEEKALKSGKKQLRIWSSACSTGEEPYTIAITCAEYFMHKPGWDIKIFASDIDTNVVQTAQEGIYKADRLEPVSEAIKKRYFLKVKDLSGKNQDTYQVKPEIKSMIEFHKINLLETPYPIREKVDCIFCRNVIIYFDKPTQKKIFENFEHVLKDRGLLVIGHSETLFGISEAYKFLGHTVYQKKPKI
- a CDS encoding menaquinone biosynthetic enzyme MqnA/MqnD family protein, coding for MRIGIVKHLNARPLTWGFEQNSEHNVVPENPSLLKDYLLRGLVDVGLISSIECLRNSDVLSVSMKVGVCASSQVRSIKFFKNKKEAYPPYRILTDNGSRTSMALVRVLVHNDSGKLPEVAPTDPKIIKEEISIGRGSHMLFGDNALFAEWDPDVYEVKDLAEWWYETTGTSFIFALWASKKPLELPDSFYEDSLKYGLAHIEEIIQKESRLPSDLVRTYLTQELHYEITESDRKGFELFGKYCSELGIL
- the rsmH gene encoding 16S rRNA (cytosine(1402)-N(4))-methyltransferase RsmH; amino-acid sequence: MENELEPVHYSVLYREILSFFLSVFDKDRELLFLDGTAGEGGHSLLLLEQFPNSKLVLVDRDSVMLSRAKTRLSAYSSRIIPIEANFSDLDPEFLNGFGVSNPPDGILLDLGISTFHLLHAGRGFSFRENEPLDMRLSSSGGISAEDVINTYPEKALSKIFYEYGEERWTKKIVEAILERRRHSRIGYSGDLAQLVSRVIPRKFWPPGRHPATRVFQALRIEVNQELLHIEIGVKKLLDLVAKGGLLQVISFHSLEDRIVKNLFRDYARGGEAKLLTKKPVLPSEAETKENPASRSAKLRVILKSLPTDMEDEEEEDEEE
- a CDS encoding ammonium transporter, whose product is MRILILLTLAFASSGIWADDAAPATAESALSAVATLRDETNWLWTCIAGFLVFFMQAGFALVEAGFTRAKNTVNILMKNFMDFSLGSLAFWLIGFSIMFGPQIISGVGFGSISLADSLLIVDGKPDPGKFTFFIFQLVFAGTAATIVSGAMAERTKFVDYVIFSVLITAFVYPIFGSLAWSNLFNPDNKGYLVEAGFIDFAGSTVVHSVGGWAGLAGTIVLGPRIGKYQDGKVLPILGHNMTIAALGVFILWLGWFGFNPGSTTSVGGGTFAIIAVTTNFAAAAGAVSSMIVTWILFKKPDIGLTLNGALAGLVAITAPCANVSISSAIIIGLVAGVLVVFSVLFFDKIKVDDPVGAVSVHGVCGAWGTIAAGLFAEQAFGGVNGLFFGGGIDQLLVQLQGVGIGFVWAFGASLVIFLGLRFTIGLRVSEDEEIQGLDILEHGNEAYPISK
- a CDS encoding LIC11874 family lipoprotein, which gives rise to MRSGFSIRFLQKSLLLLCFLFFGCFEYEETLTINSNLSGTLEISYVVPTKRKSEESLIKFLPTRKEEIQNRLNKGFFSKSLVLKDYTFQKLESSEAEPGAFREKAKVTYKVDFTDISQLENVLLGNVQIKKEKANTIYIKREFPSISKSLESMQMDGEKKVLSETLRLIRGNALNFKVNFPITSVCYTNRGEQSLGRLSYRLPLADTVEKSGNKSWDYRITFVY
- a CDS encoding methyl-accepting chemotaxis protein, coding for MQKSSLKFILLGAGVLILTVLALLISGNAYYFGQKKITENHLNQMQNVVAVVAQEFDAFLLSHTNVAKTLAADPRAIQTALTGKPIAGDFFKEVHQRYGIYENIFVMSLDGEKRILADSLDGKSLGYKAQGDELKENVAAVKEGKYYLGPPQKSPITGLPVAVISVPIRNGANIVGVLNIALSFEDVSEKVINKIRIGEQGYVSVMSQAGLVIAHPKKEMIMNLDVAKEPYGKKMLELKSGEIFEFSFRGSDRYSTVSRLDQWRMSVIAIQPKTEIREALVELLLSIGIISLSTVGISIFLLYILLKKRLDPLENASKLFQTMSKGDLTADIQVVYNDEIGAMSADLNSFIASLRSSLTDIQRIAMELASSAEELTVSSQSFATGAQSTAASSEQMSATVEEMSAGMENISSVTDRQYSNILEFHTKIKELSSGVRKIGSEIKNTLQIAESISQEAKKGESSLTGMSNMIENILKSSGEMKSIIGIINDISDQTQLLALNAAIEAARAGEAGKGFAVVAEEISKLSVKTASSIKSIGEMINKNNSELDEGAKGIRSSVEILHSIIKNVDSVGEAMNHLFEITSAQESVNRSVDEQSDRVGTEAEAVKLATDEQKRAVREIAQVITQINEHTLNTASGSEQMSSSAQNLATTAEVLKNITEKFKI
- a CDS encoding methyl-accepting chemotaxis protein, which produces MQRNSLKIIILAVSTVTIVLLTVGISSFAYFTAKKYVEEAYIDEMKKISRLAGKHIKFFFDQQTTLAEFVNSNTPFIKATIAKDKGSLNPTLTNVFEKYDTYENVFLSTPEENPLVFADATGKAINFRWGGTGFDSNIKSALEGKNLLSKVNRSPVTGEAVAVLTVPTKDANKVVGILGFAISLSKMTETIVNGITIGSDGYIAITDMDGVVVGHPDKSLILKLDLSKTDWGKKLMTLPSEQHMEYFFKKDKIATVYDVPEYGLRVSAVVSKDELAEVVHQMLFRIIAFALVFLIVSIFIIYKIVNVRLHPLQEARELFRSMSTGDLTASLKVYHEDEIGDLSKDTNSFLESLRTSVRDIQKISQELAASAEELSASSENFSNGAQSTAASTEEMSATVEEMSAGMDNISGSIYNQYKNISEFQIKITELSQSVNQIGNEVQATLNMAKSISHQAKKGEESLSGMNAMISNILKSSGEMTAIIGIINDISEQTQLLALNAAIEAARAGEAGKGFAVVAEEISKLSEKTASSIKSISAMITKNTGELDSGAKGIQASTEIIHAIIRNVDQVSDAMDRLYSITGSQTEINQAVTDNAGKVRTESEAVKLSTDEQKKAVSEISQVIMQINEHTINTASGAEQMSSSARNLSNTAEILKNISEKFKL
- a CDS encoding STAS domain-containing protein — encoded protein: MLIKVDYEILNGDHEALRAYLNSHIEGNPASVILDLNEVQVLTSVALGTLVAFANRLRGQGVLLETINVSPKLLEIIKLVSLDQALGIR
- a CDS encoding rhodanese-like domain-containing protein, translating into MFRAFYIFIIFAFFSFSSCKNKEDKELAEWVGKGALVVDVRTPEEYEKRHFPGAVNIPVDSLPMRVDELGPKDKQIILYCQSGRRSLKAKTFLEEEGFSKIRDAGRIDRLFSAVSE